Proteins from a genomic interval of Sphingobacterium sp. SYP-B4668:
- a CDS encoding GNAT family N-acetyltransferase: MTHLFDLEHDYILENDYCKLIPLQELHYDELVKFALDEPELWQFSLQNAGSPEGMKKYIGAALLQRAARRGYSFVVYDKRRDTYAGCTRIYDIDLLNKNLSIGYTWYGKAFQGTGLNKHSKYLLFEFVFDRLGFQRVEFRLDSQNDRSMSAIKSLGCTFEGILRSNGYRTDGTRRDSAVLSILLPEWLSGGRKALKDKLVR; the protein is encoded by the coding sequence ATGACACATTTATTTGACTTAGAACATGACTATATCTTAGAAAACGATTATTGCAAATTGATTCCACTGCAAGAGCTGCATTACGACGAATTAGTCAAGTTTGCTCTTGACGAACCCGAATTGTGGCAGTTTTCATTGCAAAATGCAGGAAGTCCCGAAGGGATGAAAAAATATATAGGCGCTGCCCTTTTGCAACGGGCAGCGAGACGTGGGTATTCCTTTGTCGTCTATGATAAGCGACGGGACACTTATGCAGGCTGTACCCGCATTTATGACATAGATCTTCTGAACAAGAATCTATCCATTGGATATACCTGGTATGGTAAAGCCTTCCAAGGAACAGGGCTTAATAAGCATAGCAAATACTTGTTATTTGAATTTGTATTCGATCGACTTGGTTTCCAGCGCGTTGAGTTCAGGTTGGATAGTCAGAATGACCGAAGCATGTCTGCTATCAAGAGCCTTGGGTGTACATTTGAAGGTATACTTAGAAGCAATGGTTATAGGACTGATGGTACGCGTAGAGATTCCGCTGTCCTTAGTATTCTACTGCCGGAATGGTTAAGTGGCGGACGGAAAGCGTTAAAAGATAAGCTCGTGAGATGA
- a CDS encoding HopJ type III effector protein has translation MNNILTMLAAGDTKFADVITYIENRYNHIPTGFKNGAQYNSASENQGSAKVLYFAKLADLNQQDTLRLFAEHYDAVCIDPDGDNHQNIRQFMLNGWEGVSFDGQALVSK, from the coding sequence ATGAACAATATTCTGACCATGCTGGCTGCAGGCGACACTAAATTTGCCGACGTCATTACATATATTGAAAATCGCTACAACCATATTCCTACAGGATTTAAGAACGGTGCTCAATACAATTCCGCTTCTGAAAATCAAGGTAGTGCAAAGGTGCTATATTTTGCCAAATTGGCTGATTTGAATCAGCAAGATACTTTACGGTTATTTGCCGAGCATTATGATGCTGTATGCATCGATCCGGATGGTGATAATCATCAAAATATCCGTCAGTTTATGTTGAATGGATGGGAAGGAGTGTCCTTTGATGGACAGGCACTTGTTAGCAAGTAG
- a CDS encoding aminotransferase-like domain-containing protein, producing the protein MNFIKIERNSNTSIYLQVANQLINAIQRGFLTQGTKLPGTRKLSELLQVHRNTIVAVYDELNAQGWIETLPNKGTFVLGHDEHKPLKIRTSIQNQLVQYPQTTGYDFRRSSLLDNPFEHSSCDYVFTEGTPDIRLTHIDQLSSLYSANMKRRSNRKKMGYYNQDGSEYFKKNLSNYLNQSRGLHISKDNILITRSTEMSVYICCEILLSSGDIVLVGELSYFSVNMIFQKSGARILHVPIDEEGIDVDAVRELCQKHTIRMLYITPHHHYPTTVTLSAQRRLELLQLSTTYGFIILEDDYDYDFYYDKAPVLPLSSADTEGMVVYVGSFGKSLIPGFRTGFIVAPENLMTEMRKYLGIIDRQGDILMEQVLGEMIEEGEIHRYLKKSLKVYQQRRDRFMALLEEHFADQLTFQKPTGGLAVWTTWKQPINLMLLSRECAKNNLFIPKTLLYQNKYMTAMRLGFGHFTLEEMQESLYILKQQVDRLS; encoded by the coding sequence TTGAATTTTATCAAAATTGAGCGAAATTCAAACACTTCCATATATCTTCAGGTCGCCAATCAATTAATCAACGCGATACAACGAGGATTCTTGACACAAGGGACCAAGCTTCCCGGCACCCGAAAACTGAGTGAACTCCTCCAAGTACACCGCAATACAATTGTGGCCGTGTATGATGAATTGAACGCACAGGGGTGGATAGAAACCTTACCTAACAAAGGGACTTTTGTATTAGGACATGACGAGCACAAGCCGTTAAAGATTCGCACCTCCATTCAAAATCAACTGGTACAATATCCCCAAACGACAGGCTATGACTTTAGACGATCCAGTCTTTTGGACAACCCATTTGAACATTCGTCATGTGACTATGTATTCACGGAGGGTACACCGGACATCCGCTTGACACATATCGACCAACTTTCAAGCCTATATAGCGCCAACATGAAGAGGCGCAGCAATCGAAAAAAAATGGGATATTACAATCAGGATGGGAGCGAATATTTCAAAAAAAATCTGTCCAACTATCTAAATCAATCTAGAGGGCTACATATTTCAAAAGACAATATCCTCATCACTCGCAGTACAGAAATGAGTGTATACATCTGTTGCGAAATATTATTATCGTCAGGAGATATCGTATTGGTTGGTGAGTTGAGTTATTTTTCGGTCAATATGATTTTCCAGAAGTCGGGAGCTCGAATCCTACATGTTCCGATAGATGAAGAAGGCATCGATGTAGATGCAGTAAGGGAATTATGCCAAAAACACACGATTCGCATGCTCTACATCACCCCGCACCACCACTACCCTACGACCGTGACATTGAGCGCGCAAAGGAGGCTGGAGTTACTGCAACTCTCGACCACCTATGGCTTTATCATATTAGAGGATGATTATGATTATGATTTCTATTATGATAAGGCACCAGTACTTCCCTTATCGAGTGCAGATACAGAAGGGATGGTGGTGTATGTAGGATCGTTTGGCAAGTCGCTGATACCTGGATTTCGCACGGGATTTATCGTCGCTCCGGAGAATCTGATGACCGAAATGCGCAAGTATTTGGGTATTATTGATCGTCAAGGAGACATTTTGATGGAGCAGGTGCTGGGTGAAATGATTGAAGAGGGGGAAATTCATCGTTATCTCAAAAAATCACTAAAGGTCTATCAACAACGCCGAGACCGCTTTATGGCATTACTCGAAGAACACTTTGCTGATCAATTAACCTTTCAAAAGCCGACAGGAGGATTGGCTGTTTGGACAACATGGAAACAGCCTATCAACCTGATGCTCTTGAGTCGAGAATGCGCAAAAAATAATCTCTTTATCCCGAAAACATTGCTTTATCAAAACAAGTACATGACGGCGATGCGATTGGGCTTTGGCCATTTCACGCTTGAGGAAATGCAAGAAAGTCTATATATCCTCAAGCAGCAGGTCGACAGGTTGAGCTAA
- a CDS encoding aminotransferase class I/II-fold pyridoxal phosphate-dependent enzyme, with protein sequence MSDVYSLLDSRLQVRADEGQLRELIVRGVGADFLSNDYLGLSTDDSFHRTVLADLLASPALIAGNTGSRLISGQSEEVVDAEFFIAQIHGSESALLFASGYIANLSLFSCLPQKHDTIIVDEYIHRSVHDGCMMSKATKWKFKHNDLCDLEAKLKRVRGRCYVAVESLYSMEGDFAPLLEIGRLTTRYNAALIVDEAHAFGVFGYGFVHRLGLQEVVFATLITYGKAMGGHGAAVLCREGVKSYLINYGSPFIYSTAMPDITWRCITLGYRFLESNPHLAINLQQRIQYLRAKQLALSSSSTSPIQVLKGIEPWRLLQMRDSLSARGLHTYAVLAPTVKEGEERMRICVHAFNTEQEIDLLTEVIHEVAVL encoded by the coding sequence ATGTCAGACGTGTACAGTCTATTGGATAGTCGCCTACAAGTTCGTGCAGACGAAGGCCAACTTCGTGAGTTAATAGTACGAGGTGTAGGTGCAGATTTTTTGAGTAACGATTATCTCGGCTTAAGTACCGATGATAGCTTTCATCGGACAGTCCTTGCCGATTTGCTTGCATCGCCTGCTTTGATTGCCGGCAATACAGGTTCAAGGCTGATTAGTGGTCAGTCAGAAGAGGTGGTTGATGCCGAATTCTTTATTGCCCAAATACATGGCAGTGAATCGGCCCTACTATTTGCGTCAGGATATATAGCCAATTTGAGCTTGTTCTCCTGCTTACCTCAAAAGCACGATACGATTATCGTAGATGAATATATCCACCGATCTGTGCATGACGGCTGCATGATGAGTAAAGCTACGAAATGGAAATTTAAGCACAACGACCTGTGCGACTTGGAAGCTAAGCTAAAGCGCGTTAGAGGACGCTGTTATGTCGCAGTCGAAAGTTTGTATTCTATGGAAGGTGATTTTGCACCTCTCTTGGAGATAGGTCGTCTTACGACACGATACAATGCGGCCCTGATTGTGGATGAAGCACACGCCTTTGGCGTATTTGGTTACGGTTTTGTGCATCGCTTGGGTCTACAAGAGGTGGTCTTTGCCACCTTGATTACCTATGGGAAGGCAATGGGCGGACATGGTGCAGCTGTGCTCTGTCGGGAGGGGGTCAAGTCTTATCTAATCAACTATGGCTCACCCTTTATTTACAGTACAGCTATGCCCGACATTACGTGGCGATGTATCACACTAGGATACCGTTTTTTGGAAAGTAATCCTCATTTAGCCATCAATCTACAACAGCGTATTCAATACTTAAGGGCCAAGCAGCTCGCCTTGAGCTCGAGCAGCACAAGTCCAATCCAAGTCCTAAAGGGAATAGAGCCATGGCGCTTGCTTCAGATGAGGGATAGCCTTTCAGCTCGTGGTTTGCATACTTACGCTGTCTTAGCACCTACGGTCAAGGAAGGAGAGGAGCGCATGCGGATATGTGTACACGCCTTTAATACCGAACAGGAGATAGACCTTTTGACTGAAGTAATACATGAAGTAGCAGTTTTATAG
- the bioD gene encoding dethiobiotin synthase, producing MKESIFVTGIGTGVGKTICAAVLTQYWKADYWKPVQSGDLSASDSMTVSHLLNGDVLIHPERYRLTFPASPHKSALRDGVSIQLTDFKLPITANHLVVEGAGGLLVPLNDEDSILDLIMSLDIPVALVVRDYLGCINHSLLSIEVLRNRHIPLKYLIFNGAIDIDSERVIRRSLTKDTKVLHMPELEVVTAIHIKNIADQIIF from the coding sequence ATGAAGGAATCCATTTTTGTGACGGGAATTGGTACAGGTGTCGGGAAGACTATCTGTGCAGCGGTATTGACCCAGTATTGGAAGGCCGATTATTGGAAACCTGTACAGTCCGGCGATTTGTCTGCGAGTGACAGTATGACTGTAAGTCATCTGCTCAATGGCGATGTGTTGATACACCCCGAGCGATATCGATTGACATTTCCAGCATCGCCGCACAAATCAGCATTACGTGACGGTGTTTCCATTCAGCTGACTGATTTTAAACTGCCTATTACTGCCAATCATTTGGTTGTAGAAGGAGCTGGCGGATTGTTGGTGCCTTTAAATGACGAAGATAGTATCCTTGACCTAATAATGTCTTTGGATATTCCTGTAGCCCTGGTAGTCAGGGATTACCTAGGCTGTATCAACCATAGCCTATTGTCTATCGAAGTGTTAAGAAATCGTCATATTCCATTGAAATATTTGATTTTCAATGGTGCAATAGATATCGATAGCGAACGCGTCATCCGCCGCTCCCTGACAAAAGATACCAAGGTATTGCACATGCCTGAACTAGAAGTCGTCACCGCGATACACATTAAAAATATAGCAGATCAAATAATTTTTTAA
- the bioB gene encoding biotin synthase BioB, translating to MKATIRNNWTKTEIQEIYDLPLLELVYRAATIHRAYHRADEVQVCTLLSVKTGGCPEDCSYCGQAARYHTDIKVQALLPTETVLAHAQKAKNSGSTRFCMAAAWREVRDNRDFDRIIDMVKGVNDLGLEVCCTLGMLTEHQAKRLQEAGLYAYNHNLDTSEQYYDEIISTRTFDNRINTIDNVRKAGITVCSGGIIGLGETHKDRISMLLTLATMPKHPESVPVNALARVKGTPLENNPKVDIWDMVRMIATARMVMPASIVRLSAGRIEMSETEQAWCFMAGANSIFTGERETLLVTPNPGVSEDMAMFKNLGLKPMAKDVKEESCTTY from the coding sequence ATGAAAGCGACCATTCGAAACAATTGGACCAAAACAGAAATTCAGGAAATATATGACCTTCCCCTTTTGGAGTTGGTGTATCGTGCAGCCACTATCCATCGGGCGTATCATCGTGCAGACGAAGTGCAGGTATGTACGCTGTTGTCTGTAAAGACAGGCGGTTGTCCTGAAGATTGTTCATACTGTGGACAGGCTGCCCGTTATCATACCGATATTAAAGTACAAGCGCTCTTACCTACAGAAACTGTTCTTGCACATGCACAAAAGGCGAAGAATAGCGGTTCCACCCGTTTCTGTATGGCGGCTGCTTGGCGGGAGGTGCGGGACAACCGAGATTTTGATAGAATCATAGATATGGTCAAAGGTGTGAACGACTTAGGTTTGGAGGTCTGCTGTACCTTAGGTATGTTGACCGAGCATCAGGCCAAGAGGTTGCAAGAAGCCGGACTCTATGCATACAACCATAATTTGGATACCTCTGAGCAATATTACGATGAGATTATCTCCACCCGCACATTCGATAATCGCATTAATACCATCGACAATGTGCGCAAGGCAGGTATTACCGTGTGTTCTGGAGGTATTATTGGATTAGGTGAGACGCATAAGGACCGTATATCGATGCTGCTGACATTGGCCACCATGCCCAAGCATCCCGAGTCGGTCCCGGTCAATGCGTTGGCAAGGGTTAAAGGCACCCCTTTAGAAAATAATCCAAAGGTAGATATATGGGATATGGTACGGATGATCGCGACGGCACGTATGGTCATGCCTGCGTCTATAGTCAGGCTCAGTGCTGGAAGAATAGAAATGAGTGAGACCGAGCAAGCTTGGTGTTTTATGGCGGGTGCCAATTCTATATTCACCGGCGAACGTGAAACCTTGCTGGTGACCCCTAATCCTGGTGTGTCCGAAGATATGGCTATGTTCAAGAACCTAGGATTGAAGCCTATGGCCAAGGATGTAAAGGAGGAGTCGTGTACAACATACTAA
- the bioA gene encoding adenosylmethionine--8-amino-7-oxononanoate transaminase: MYNILRERDREVNWHPYTQMKGATDIIPIVRGQGAYLYDNEGKRYIDAVSSWWVTLHGHAHPHIAQRVSDQLHTLEQVIFAGFTHEPAVQLSENLLKLLPANQQKVFYTDNGSTAVEVALKMCIQYHVNRGTPKSKILAFRNAYHGDTFGAMSVSARGAWTAPFGDMLFDVVFIDTPTVDNLESLIQKVDLHADELACFIYEPLIQGAAGMLMHHPEDLSRLMAYCRHKGVLMIQDEIFVGFGRTGKLFAADYLSEYPDIMCFSKGLTGGTMPLGVTTCSDVVYQAFYSDDKRQALYHGHSFTASPLACAAALASMELLLKAETTARIARIVAKHRAFKEEITSWPKVKDVRQRGTIIAIEWNHMESTSYFSKLGEVLYPFFLERGILLRPLGNIIYLVPPYCISDCDLDYIYVTIKEALKLL; encoded by the coding sequence GTGTACAACATACTAAGGGAGCGGGATAGGGAAGTCAATTGGCATCCCTATACCCAAATGAAAGGCGCCACGGACATTATCCCCATTGTCCGTGGTCAAGGTGCATATTTGTATGACAATGAAGGAAAGCGCTACATCGATGCTGTTTCTTCATGGTGGGTGACCTTACATGGTCATGCACATCCGCATATCGCCCAGCGGGTATCTGATCAGTTGCATACCTTGGAGCAAGTAATATTCGCCGGTTTCACCCATGAACCAGCCGTTCAACTCTCTGAAAATTTATTGAAACTACTACCTGCGAACCAACAAAAGGTGTTCTACACCGATAATGGGTCTACTGCTGTAGAAGTTGCGCTCAAGATGTGTATACAATACCATGTGAATAGAGGGACGCCCAAGTCAAAAATATTAGCCTTTCGCAATGCTTATCATGGTGATACTTTTGGTGCCATGTCTGTGAGCGCACGTGGAGCATGGACAGCACCATTTGGAGATATGTTATTTGACGTTGTCTTTATAGATACACCGACGGTAGATAATCTGGAATCGTTAATACAAAAAGTTGATCTCCATGCCGATGAGTTGGCTTGCTTTATATACGAACCACTTATTCAGGGTGCCGCCGGTATGTTGATGCATCACCCCGAAGATTTGAGCCGTCTAATGGCTTATTGTCGTCATAAAGGCGTTTTAATGATTCAGGATGAAATCTTTGTAGGCTTTGGGCGCACAGGCAAGCTCTTTGCAGCAGACTATTTGAGCGAATACCCAGATATTATGTGTTTCTCAAAAGGTCTGACGGGAGGTACTATGCCCCTAGGTGTTACGACCTGTTCGGATGTGGTCTACCAAGCCTTCTACTCGGATGACAAGCGGCAGGCATTATATCACGGACATTCCTTTACCGCTAGTCCGTTGGCGTGCGCCGCAGCCCTGGCCAGTATGGAGCTCTTACTTAAAGCTGAAACCACAGCCCGTATAGCTCGCATTGTAGCGAAGCATCGGGCATTTAAGGAAGAGATAACCAGTTGGCCAAAGGTGAAAGACGTTCGGCAACGAGGCACAATCATCGCTATTGAGTGGAATCATATGGAAAGTACATCGTACTTCAGCAAATTGGGAGAAGTGTTGTATCCATTTTTTTTGGAAAGGGGCATCCTGCTTCGACCTTTAGGAAACATCATCTATCTGGTGCCCCCATACTGCATTAGCGATTGCGATTTGGATTACATATATGTGACTATTAAGGAAGCGCTGAAACTGCTGTAA
- a CDS encoding acyltransferase family protein: MNNNSLSAKPHYPILDGLRGVAAIIVVTFHLTEPLGTSHLDILVNHGYLAVDFFFLLSGFVVGFAYDDRWAKMTVGTFFKRRIERLQPMVILGMTLGAIGFYFTDSTIWPLIHTIPLWKMLLVMLIGYTILPIPLSLDIRGWQEMHPLNSVGWSLFFEYIANILYAIWVRKFSKTALSVLVLISAIALAHMAITSPNGDVSGGWTLNTEQMRIGITRMMYPFFAGLLLSRVTKPTRIKYAFIWCTLLLALVLYMPRIGGAEHLWMNGIYESVCIIIIFPIIVYLGASGVVQAQTERRICKFLGDISYPLYLVHYPLVYFYVAWISNNKGVTLVQAWPYGLAILVGSIILAYVSLKWYDEPARKWLRKKLG, from the coding sequence ATGAATAACAATAGTCTTTCCGCGAAACCACATTACCCAATATTGGATGGATTACGTGGAGTTGCCGCCATAATCGTTGTAACCTTCCATTTGACCGAACCATTAGGAACTAGCCATTTGGATATCTTAGTAAACCATGGTTACTTGGCTGTTGATTTTTTCTTTCTGCTATCAGGTTTTGTGGTGGGTTTTGCTTATGACGACCGTTGGGCTAAAATGACTGTCGGCACGTTCTTTAAACGTCGGATCGAACGACTTCAACCAATGGTGATATTGGGGATGACCCTCGGGGCAATTGGATTCTATTTTACAGATTCGACTATCTGGCCACTCATCCATACCATTCCGCTTTGGAAAATGTTACTGGTGATGCTCATCGGTTACACTATTTTACCAATACCTCTATCATTGGACATAAGGGGTTGGCAAGAAATGCATCCGCTGAATAGTGTAGGTTGGTCATTGTTCTTTGAATATATTGCTAATATTTTATATGCTATTTGGGTTAGGAAGTTTTCAAAAACAGCGCTAAGCGTATTGGTATTGATCTCAGCAATTGCGCTTGCACATATGGCTATTACAAGCCCCAACGGAGATGTCAGTGGCGGTTGGACACTCAATACTGAGCAAATGCGTATAGGTATCACCCGAATGATGTATCCTTTCTTTGCAGGCTTACTGCTTTCAAGGGTGACTAAACCCACCCGTATTAAGTATGCCTTCATATGGTGCACCCTCTTACTTGCTCTTGTGCTATATATGCCTCGTATCGGTGGAGCTGAACACCTTTGGATGAATGGAATATATGAATCGGTGTGTATTATCATTATTTTTCCAATTATTGTCTATCTAGGTGCCAGTGGCGTAGTACAAGCCCAGACAGAGCGTCGAATATGTAAATTCTTAGGTGATATCTCCTATCCGCTCTATCTGGTGCATTATCCCTTAGTATATTTTTATGTAGCCTGGATCAGCAACAATAAGGGCGTGACTCTTGTACAAGCATGGCCGTATGGGCTAGCAATTTTGGTCGGTAGTATTATTTTAGCGTATGTCAGCCTAAAATGGTATGACGAACCCGCCCGTAAATGGTTGAGAAAAAAACTTGGATAG
- a CDS encoding linear amide C-N hydrolase gives MKKTRIFKNAIALTAVALLGTTKNIDACTRVVYKGPNNTIITARSMDFTIPIPSNLWLFPRGMERDGSTGKNTAKWTSKYGSMATSSWDIAVSDGMNEKGLVANMLWLVSSKYPPFSKEGNGKKGLAVSLWAQYALDNFATVAEAVQELKKEEFVIVTDFIPGTDKFTTVHLSLSDASGDNAILEYINGKLVIHHDPSYTVMTNDPVFEQQLAINEYWKGIPGNIFLPGTNRAADRYVRASYYITAIPQTDDTRIAVAGAFSVIRQCSVPYGISTEGFPNLSTTRWRAVSDQKNLVYYFEDALSPNAIWVDLKKLDFSKTAKVKKLALDKNQIYAGETSSQFVDTKPFVFQGI, from the coding sequence ATGAAAAAAACTAGAATCTTTAAAAACGCAATTGCCTTAACTGCGGTTGCCCTATTGGGCACAACTAAGAATATAGACGCTTGTACAAGAGTAGTTTATAAAGGACCTAATAACACCATCATCACCGCTAGGAGCATGGATTTTACCATACCTATTCCTTCTAATTTATGGTTATTCCCAAGAGGGATGGAGCGTGACGGAAGTACGGGAAAAAATACAGCAAAATGGACTTCCAAATATGGCAGTATGGCTACCAGCTCTTGGGATATTGCTGTATCGGACGGTATGAATGAAAAAGGTCTTGTTGCCAATATGCTGTGGCTTGTAAGTTCAAAGTATCCTCCATTCTCGAAGGAAGGCAATGGAAAGAAAGGGTTGGCAGTTTCGCTATGGGCGCAATATGCATTGGACAATTTTGCTACAGTAGCTGAGGCTGTCCAAGAACTGAAGAAAGAGGAATTTGTGATAGTGACGGATTTTATTCCTGGAACAGACAAATTTACAACAGTCCATCTGTCTTTGTCAGATGCTAGCGGTGATAATGCTATTTTGGAATATATAAATGGAAAGTTGGTAATCCACCACGACCCCTCTTATACCGTGATGACAAACGACCCGGTATTTGAACAACAACTCGCAATAAACGAATACTGGAAAGGCATACCGGGCAATATCTTTCTTCCCGGTACTAACAGAGCTGCAGATAGATACGTGCGCGCATCCTATTATATTACAGCTATCCCGCAAACAGATGATACTCGAATTGCCGTAGCTGGTGCCTTCAGTGTTATCAGGCAGTGCTCTGTTCCTTACGGTATTTCTACCGAAGGTTTCCCAAATCTGTCTACCACACGTTGGAGAGCAGTCTCTGACCAGAAAAATCTCGTGTATTATTTCGAAGATGCCCTTAGCCCGAATGCGATTTGGGTGGATTTGAAAAAACTAGATTTCAGTAAAACCGCCAAGGTGAAAAAACTGGCATTGGATAAAAATCAAATTTATGCAGGAGAAACGTCTAGTCAATTTGTAGACACAAAGCCCTTTGTTTTTCAGGGGATTTAG
- a CDS encoding RagB/SusD family nutrient uptake outer membrane protein — translation MKTIYTLQRLFAVIVLAAALFSCNKSLDKPTPDTSVALDKVQPGDIPLLLRGAYKPSAIYYQPFPVWDVYSDDVVSLQGSTPTQYNPRSYDDCSPNVEDGFGNGRLYNSAYTAIGNANFIINYIKNKRIPNMSGILGEALTIRAYNYYRLVESYGGVILTLDLETDINVIRRDKNSEEEVYQQITNDLTEAIPLLEAFKSADYVSKPTAQLLLARAYLHLGKNKEAFELSEEVIKSGKNKLEDSDFGEVYRYNGKSSEMLWRLSEPINSYERGGLYTMYSPPPPFRGASMGLTWIDPALAQSYESSDIRASLLLKRHNNTIGEQVTYLLKFSTDTLQPSSNAFIVYPLVRIGEAYLISAEASARQGQVVVSRYNELRKARGSSQKTNSDFADATQFIKEIEAERRREFVGEGRRWQDMKRFDKALAFLNTKGKDATRLYLPFNATELARNIYLSQNKGY, via the coding sequence ATGAAAACAATATATACACTACAAAGACTATTTGCAGTTATCGTCCTGGCGGCGGCTCTTTTCTCTTGTAACAAATCATTGGACAAGCCGACTCCCGATACTTCGGTAGCTTTGGACAAGGTACAACCGGGAGATATCCCGCTCCTACTTCGAGGGGCTTATAAACCAAGTGCAATCTATTATCAACCATTCCCGGTATGGGATGTATACAGTGATGATGTGGTGTCGCTACAGGGTTCTACCCCTACTCAATATAACCCACGCTCTTACGATGATTGCAGTCCGAATGTAGAAGATGGATTTGGCAACGGCAGGTTATATAATAGCGCTTATACGGCCATCGGGAACGCAAATTTTATTATAAATTACATCAAAAATAAGAGGATACCTAACATGAGCGGAATACTTGGCGAGGCGCTAACTATTCGAGCATATAACTATTATCGTCTTGTAGAATCTTATGGTGGTGTAATCCTGACTCTTGACCTAGAAACGGACATTAACGTCATCCGGAGGGATAAGAACAGTGAAGAGGAAGTGTACCAACAAATCACGAATGATCTAACAGAAGCTATCCCTCTTTTGGAAGCATTCAAATCAGCAGATTATGTGAGTAAACCTACAGCACAATTGCTTTTGGCGCGAGCCTACCTACATCTTGGCAAAAACAAAGAGGCTTTCGAATTGTCGGAAGAGGTCATTAAAAGTGGTAAAAACAAGTTGGAAGATAGCGATTTTGGAGAGGTTTACCGCTATAATGGCAAGAGCTCGGAAATGCTATGGAGACTGTCAGAGCCTATCAATAGTTATGAGCGAGGAGGTTTGTACACGATGTACTCTCCGCCGCCGCCATTTCGTGGAGCTAGCATGGGGCTTACTTGGATAGATCCTGCATTGGCACAATCCTATGAAAGTTCGGACATCAGAGCTTCATTGCTTCTAAAAAGGCATAACAATACAATTGGAGAGCAAGTAACATACTTACTAAAATTTTCAACAGATACGCTGCAACCTTCATCTAACGCATTTATCGTATATCCTCTTGTCCGCATTGGCGAAGCGTATCTAATCTCGGCCGAAGCTTCTGCAAGACAAGGTCAGGTCGTAGTAAGTCGCTATAACGAACTCCGTAAAGCTAGAGGTAGTAGTCAAAAAACGAACAGTGACTTTGCCGACGCAACGCAATTTATTAAGGAGATCGAAGCAGAACGCCGTAGAGAGTTTGTGGGGGAAGGAAGAAGATGGCAAGATATGAAACGCTTTGATAAAGCCCTTGCTTTCTTGAACACAAAAGGAAAAGATGCTACACGGCTATATCTACCTTTCAACGCTACAGAATTAGCTAGAAATATCTATCTGAGCCAAAACAAAGGCTACTAA